A single window of Candidatus Rhabdochlamydia oedothoracis DNA harbors:
- a CDS encoding glycine hydroxymethyltransferase, producing MSYLENYFNRVPHELRKSSAIAFMAAFDHLKTNNPFIVEKMIQELQDQRCFLKLIASENYCSESVQLSMGNWLTDKYAEGYPYHRFYAGCDNIDAIEAACVNEAKALFQCEHAYVQPHSGADSNLVAFWAILVERIQNKQVEKLGKKNINDLSNEEYEQVRQLLVNQKVLGMSLNSGGHLTHGYRYNISAKMMQAFCYEVDPNTYLLDYKKISEIAKREKPAILIAGYSAYSRKINFAKMREIADSVGAVLLVDMAHFAGLVAGKVMVGEYNPIPYAQIITSTTHKTLRGPRGGIILCQKEFREVVDKGCPITLGGPLPHVIAAKAVAFKEANTPSFCVYAEQVVKNAQALANKLMHHGVHVLTGGTENHLMVFEVPSSFGLTGLQAENALRQAHFTVNRNSIPFDKNGPWFTSGIRIGTAALTTLGMKEQEMIQIADWIYLLLKHTKPAKAEKGNSRSLVEIDSSILKEIQKHISILLKRFPLYPDLIFD from the coding sequence ATGTCTTATTTAGAAAACTATTTTAATAGAGTTCCTCATGAGCTAAGAAAAAGCAGCGCCATTGCTTTTATGGCTGCTTTTGATCATTTGAAGACAAATAATCCCTTTATTGTAGAAAAAATGATTCAAGAGCTTCAGGATCAGCGTTGTTTTTTAAAACTAATTGCCTCTGAAAACTACTGTTCTGAATCTGTGCAATTATCTATGGGAAACTGGCTGACGGATAAATACGCAGAAGGATATCCCTACCATCGATTTTATGCAGGGTGTGACAATATTGATGCTATTGAGGCTGCTTGTGTGAATGAAGCAAAAGCCCTATTTCAATGTGAACATGCTTATGTGCAACCTCATTCAGGAGCAGATTCTAATCTTGTGGCTTTTTGGGCGATTTTGGTAGAGCGTATCCAAAATAAGCAAGTAGAGAAGTTAGGCAAAAAAAATATCAATGATCTTTCTAATGAGGAGTACGAGCAAGTACGTCAGCTCCTTGTGAATCAAAAAGTGTTGGGGATGTCTCTTAACTCCGGAGGGCACCTAACCCATGGGTATCGGTATAATATTTCTGCTAAAATGATGCAGGCTTTTTGCTATGAAGTAGATCCTAATACCTATTTATTGGATTATAAAAAAATTAGTGAGATTGCAAAACGGGAAAAACCTGCTATTTTGATCGCTGGCTATTCAGCTTACTCACGGAAAATTAACTTTGCTAAAATGCGTGAAATAGCAGATAGCGTAGGAGCTGTTTTGCTTGTGGATATGGCACATTTTGCAGGTCTTGTTGCTGGAAAGGTGATGGTGGGAGAATATAACCCTATACCTTATGCACAGATCATCACTTCCACAACCCATAAAACCCTAAGAGGGCCTAGAGGGGGGATAATCCTTTGTCAAAAAGAGTTTAGAGAAGTGGTTGATAAGGGTTGTCCGATTACTTTAGGAGGGCCACTTCCTCACGTCATTGCCGCCAAAGCCGTTGCTTTTAAAGAGGCAAATACACCCTCTTTTTGCGTCTATGCAGAACAAGTAGTAAAAAATGCTCAAGCGTTAGCAAACAAATTAATGCATCATGGGGTTCATGTTCTTACTGGAGGAACAGAAAACCACCTGATGGTTTTTGAGGTTCCCTCTTCTTTTGGTTTGACTGGATTACAAGCTGAAAATGCTCTTAGACAGGCGCATTTTACAGTGAATCGCAACAGCATACCTTTTGATAAAAATGGGCCTTGGTTTACTTCAGGTATACGTATAGGAACAGCTGCTTTAACTACTTTGGGAATGAAAGAGCAAGAGATGATACAAATTGCAGATTGGATTTATCTATTGCTTAAACATACAAAACCTGCTAAAGCAGAAAAAGGAAATAGCCGTTCTTTAGTAGAAATTGACTCTTCTATTCTCAAGGAGATTCAAAAACACATAAGTATTTTATTAAAACGGTTCCCTCTATATCCAGATTTGATCTTTGATTGA